One part of the Cyclobacteriaceae bacterium genome encodes these proteins:
- a CDS encoding NAD kinase, whose translation MKIGLHGKEFNRQSADFIRLIFEILTRHKAELFVSSKYEKLLKGSAFKNFKRKIYEPGESLKKLDAFLSIGGDGTLLESITHIGAAETPVLGINTGRLGFLATTSGLETEHALQKLFANAYSLDKRVILRLESNKKLFGKLNFALNDFTVVKKDSSSMITVHTYIDGEFLNSYWADGIIVATPTGSTGYSLSCGGPLVFPRSGNFIITPVSPHNLTVRPIVVPDQSEITFEVEGRSKKFLVSLDSRTAIVDNTVKLKVKKEAFKAHLIQLENQSYFKTLRQKLNWGLDIRN comes from the coding sequence ATGAAAATTGGTCTCCACGGAAAAGAATTTAACCGGCAATCGGCAGATTTTATCAGGCTCATTTTTGAAATCCTTACCCGGCACAAAGCCGAACTTTTTGTTTCCAGTAAATACGAAAAGTTGCTAAAGGGCAGTGCTTTTAAAAATTTTAAAAGGAAGATTTATGAACCCGGTGAATCACTAAAAAAATTAGATGCCTTTTTAAGCATTGGTGGTGATGGCACATTACTGGAATCCATTACACACATTGGGGCAGCCGAGACCCCGGTGCTTGGTATAAACACCGGAAGGCTTGGTTTTTTGGCAACCACCAGCGGCCTTGAGACCGAGCATGCATTACAAAAGCTTTTTGCAAATGCTTACTCGTTGGACAAACGCGTTATCCTAAGGCTTGAGTCAAACAAGAAGTTATTTGGCAAACTCAACTTTGCATTGAATGATTTTACGGTTGTCAAAAAGGATTCCTCCTCCATGATTACCGTGCACACCTATATCGATGGTGAGTTTCTTAACTCGTACTGGGCCGATGGTATAATTGTTGCCACGCCAACCGGCTCAACCGGTTACTCACTAAGTTGCGGGGGCCCATTGGTGTTCCCGCGCTCCGGCAATTTCATCATTACACCGGTTAGCCCGCATAATCTGACCGTACGTCCCATTGTGGTTCCCGACCAATCGGAAATAACGTTTGAAGTGGAGGGAAGAAGCAAAAAATTCCTGGTTTCACTCGACTCCAGAACCGCTATTGTAGACAATACCGTTAAGCTAAAAGTGAAAAAAGAAGCCTTTAAAGCACATCTTATACAACTGGAAAACCAATCGTATTTTAAAACCCTGAGGCAAAAGCTTAATTGGGGATTAGATATTAGAAATTGA